A single region of the Actinoplanes sp. SE50/110 genome encodes:
- a CDS encoding MFS transporter, translating into MTGSLLSVITSTGSALRGTTRSVYIAFIALGFVVATFAARIPQIRDSLRLSPSGLGLVLLATAVGSITSLPLAGHLVGRFGSRRTVTVMAVTLGLAMSVVGVGYRFGVLPVVIGLYVYGFATGAWDVAMNVQAAVVERRLGRAIMPRFHAGYSVGTVAGAIAGAGAVAAGISVTVHMVVLIMIATLTVAVAVRRFGPDTSSPEAAETAGFRESLAFWREPRTLLIGVVVLAFAFTEGAGIDWINVAMIDDYGTSAEIGTLTFAVFLAAMTVARWYGPGLLDRYGRVPVLRVLAVIGLGGLLLFAFGPHPAFAFAGALLWGVGASLGFPVGMSAAADDPAKAAPRVGVVASIGYVAFLGGPPLIGFLGDHLTVVHGLLAVAALLGVAFAVSRALRPIG; encoded by the coding sequence GTGACCGGTAGCCTCCTGTCGGTGATCACCAGCACCGGCAGCGCGCTCCGCGGCACCACGAGAAGCGTCTATATCGCGTTCATCGCCCTGGGTTTCGTGGTGGCGACGTTCGCCGCCCGGATCCCGCAGATCCGGGACTCGCTGCGGCTCAGCCCGTCCGGGCTCGGTCTGGTGCTGCTGGCCACCGCGGTCGGTTCGATCACCTCGCTGCCGCTGGCCGGGCACCTGGTCGGCCGGTTCGGTTCGCGCCGGACGGTGACCGTGATGGCGGTGACGCTGGGCCTGGCGATGAGCGTGGTCGGCGTCGGCTACCGGTTCGGCGTGCTTCCGGTCGTCATCGGGCTCTACGTCTACGGGTTCGCCACCGGTGCCTGGGATGTGGCGATGAACGTGCAGGCCGCGGTCGTCGAGCGCCGCCTGGGCCGGGCGATCATGCCGCGTTTCCACGCCGGCTACAGCGTCGGCACGGTGGCCGGCGCGATCGCCGGCGCCGGCGCGGTGGCGGCCGGGATCTCGGTGACCGTGCACATGGTGGTTCTGATCATGATTGCCACACTGACGGTGGCCGTCGCCGTGCGCCGGTTCGGCCCGGACACGTCCTCGCCGGAGGCCGCGGAGACCGCCGGGTTCCGCGAGTCGCTGGCCTTCTGGCGGGAGCCGCGCACCCTGCTGATCGGCGTCGTCGTGCTGGCGTTCGCGTTCACCGAGGGCGCCGGCATCGACTGGATCAACGTCGCGATGATCGACGACTACGGCACCTCGGCCGAGATCGGCACGCTCACCTTCGCGGTCTTCCTCGCCGCGATGACCGTTGCCCGGTGGTACGGGCCGGGGCTGCTCGACCGGTACGGCCGGGTCCCGGTCCTGCGCGTCCTGGCCGTGATCGGCCTGGGCGGGCTGCTGCTGTTCGCGTTCGGCCCGCACCCGGCGTTCGCCTTCGCCGGCGCCCTGCTCTGGGGTGTCGGCGCGTCCCTCGGCTTCCCGGTCGGGATGAGCGCGGCCGCCGACGACCCGGCGAAGGCCGCGCCGCGGGTCGGGGTGGTCGCCTCGATCGGCTACGTCGCCTTTCTCGGCGGACCGCCGCTGATCGGCTTCCTCGGCGACCACCTGACCGTGGTGCACGGCCTGCTGGCCGTGGCGGCGCTGCTCGGGGTGGCGTTCGCGGTGTCCCGGGCCCTGCGGCCGATCGGCTGA